One window from the genome of Saimiri boliviensis isolate mSaiBol1 chromosome 2, mSaiBol1.pri, whole genome shotgun sequence encodes:
- the LOC101028179 gene encoding LOW QUALITY PROTEIN: olfactory receptor 1N2 (The sequence of the model RefSeq protein was modified relative to this genomic sequence to represent the inferred CDS: inserted 2 bases in 1 codon), with translation MGKPGRVNQTXVSDFLLLGLSERPEEQPLLFGIFLGMYLVTMVGNLLIILAISSDPHLHTPMYLFLANLSLTDACFTTASIPKMLANIHTQSQTISYSGCLAQLYFLLIFGGLDNCLLAVMAYDRYVAICQPLHYSTAMSPQLCALMLGMCWVLTNCPALMHTLLLTHVGFCAQKAIPHFYCDPSALLKLACTDTHVNELMIITMGLLFLTVPLLLIVFSYVRISWAVFGISSPGGRWKAFSTCGSHLMVVLLFYGSLMGVYLLPPSTYSTERTRRAAVLYMVIIPMLNPFIYSLRNRDMKEALCKFFGSGKTSLS, from the exons ATGGGAAAACCAGGCAGAGTGAACCAAAC AGTTTCAGACTTCCTCCTTCTAGGACTCTCTGAGCGGCCGGAGGAGCAGCCTCTTCTCTTTGGCATCTTCCTTGGCATGTACCTAGTCACCATGGTGGGAAACCTGCTCATCATCCTGGCCATCAGCTCTGACCCACACCTTCATACTCCCATGTACTTATTTCTGGCCAACCTATCATTAACTGATGCCTGTTTCACTACTGCCTCAATCCCAAAAATGCTGGCCAACATTCATACCCAAAGTCAGACCATCTCCTATTCTGGGTGTCTTGCACAGCTATATTTCCTCCTTATATTTGGTGGCCTTGACAACTGCCTGCTGGCTGTGATGGCATATGACCGCTATGTGGCCATCTGCCAGCCACTCCATTATAGCACAGCTATGAGTCCCCAGCTCTGTGCACTAATGCTGGGTATGTGCTGGGTGCTAACCAACTGTCCTGCCCTGATGCACACACTGCTGCTGACCCATGTGGGTTTCTGTGCCCAGAAAGCCATTCCCCATTTCTACTGTGATCCCAGTGCTCTCCTGAAGCTTGCCTGTACAGATACCCATGTAAATGAGCTGATGATCATCACCATGGGCTTGCTGTTCCTCACTGTTCCCCTCCTGCTGATCGTCTTCTCCTATGTCCGCATTTCCTGGGCTGTGTTTGGCATCTCATCTCCTGGAGGGCGATGGAAGGCCTTCTCTACCTGTGGTTCTCATCTCATGGTGGTTCTGCTCTTCTACGGGTCTCTTATGGGTGTGTATTTACTTCCTCCATCAACTTACTCTACAGAGAGGACAAGAAGGGCTGCAGTTCTCTACATGGTGATTATTCCTATGCTAAACCCATTCATTTATAGCTTAAGGAACAGAGACATGAAGGAGGCTTTGTGTAAATTTTTCGGCAGTGGGAAGACATCACTTTCATGA